One Lentimicrobiaceae bacterium genomic window, ATACGGATTTCTGTATATAAAAATACCCACCAACACGGATTGTTTAATACTAAATGATAAAACTATTTTTGCCTTGATATAATTTTCAAAATTCATACTAAAATTAATAAAATGATAAGGAAAACTTTACTATTCGTTATGTTGGTTGGTATCAGTGTTTTCAAAGTTAACGCTCAATCAACCTGGTTTCCATTACAATCAGGAACAGATAAAACACTATACGGCGTTGATTTCTTTAATGAAAATACCGGAATTGCTGTTGGAAATAAAGGAATAATTCTTAAAACAACAGATGGAGGGGCAACATGGGAACAAAAAGACGCTGGAGTTGGAGTAGCTCTTAATTCCGTTAGTTTTATTGATAAATATCATGCGATAATCGTAGGCAACGGTGGTTTGATGCTCAAAACAGAAGATGGGGGCAATACCTGGACACAAGAATATATACAAAA contains:
- a CDS encoding YCF48-related protein, translated to MIRKTLLFVMLVGISVFKVNAQSTWFPLQSGTDKTLYGVDFFNENTGIAVGNKGIILKTTDGGATWEQKDAGVGVALNSVSFIDKYHAIIVGNGGLMLKTEDGGNTWTQEYIQNISEADLLSIDMEPSGKGIVCGRYMTILTTQDMGTTWLVLRKNYIGAFYSARILNNNIAFVFGENSISNSFVMAIAHY